One genomic window of Coffea eugenioides isolate CCC68of chromosome 1, Ceug_1.0, whole genome shotgun sequence includes the following:
- the LOC113772227 gene encoding UPF0481 protein At3g47200-like translates to MDPSPVLDIVKNTFTEAKSSKFTNGKNRSVQITHSVFPLIKEAGGKAHAVISIDPVRQEPLPCRKWPICRIPLHVREDNEKAYAPRLVSIGPLHHKRPGLEFMQAQKLRLFDSLLERGRHHGIYVLNVLSDAMKELEAETRECYAEDLTHIYSDSFTKMMLVDGCFVIELLRLGGKSYQGKLADDPIFATRWMPSNLGLDLLLIENQLPLFVLQRLFDLTRLGDEKDSLNKLALQFFESLRPGKDAITSETTDHADRKYTHLLALFHASFAPTETYCSTTQARRSCTYNTYSGKGWIYSAKSLSLCGLTFKKKSGNMLDLEFEDRVLKISQLFIDDNTGIVLRNLMAHEQGDRGSAPYFTSLVVFLGNLLCSRDDARVLMKAGIIRQPENDEEEVVNFFNSLVKQLVFDMDRCYLHELIEDVNISSQSVWAKLRLRCRPILPHLRIIEIALFTVSLAQTFFLIRSS, encoded by the exons ATGGATCCAAGTCCAGTATTGGATATCGTGAAGAATACCTTCACGGAAGCGAAGAGTTCCAAGTTCACCAATGGCAAAAATAGGTCTGTACAAATAACTCACTCAGTGTTTCCGCTTATCAAAGAAGCAGGTGGCAAGGCTCATGCTGTAATCAGCATTGATCCTGTCAGGCAAGAGCCTCTTCCTTGCAGAAAATGGCCTATCTGCAGGATCCCATTGCACGTTCGCGAAGATAACGAGAAAGCTTATGCTCCCAGATTAGTCTCCATTGGCCCACTTCATCACAAGAGGCCTGGTTTAGAGTTTATGCAAGCTCAAAAGTTGAGACTTTTTGATTCCCTTTTGGAAAGAGGCAGACATCATGGTATTTATGTACTCAATGTTCTCAGTGATGCTATGAAAGAATTGGAAGCAGAAACAAGAGAATGCTATGCAGAGGACTTAACACACATTTACAGTGATAGCTTCACAAAAATGATGCTAGTTGATGGTTGCTTTGTGATAGAGCTCTTGCGCCTCGGTGGAAAAAGTTACCAG GGAAAGCTGGCAGATGATCCCATCTTTGCTACTCGTTGGATGCCATCCAATCTTGGTCTTGATCTCCTGCTGATTGAAAATCAACTTCCTCTATTTGTACTCCAAAGGCTTTTTGATCTTACCAGGTTGGGTgatgaaaaagattctctcaaCAAGCTCGCTCTCCAATTTTTCGAGTCTCTCAGGCCAGGGAAAGATGCCATTACCAGCGAAACAACTGATCATGCAGACAGGAAATACACACATTTACTTGCTCTCTTTCATGCTAGCTTTGCTCCAACTGAAACTTACTGTTCTACTACCCAAGCAAGAAGGTCCTGTACGTATAATACATATAGTGGGAAAGGCTGGATCTACAGCGCTAAATCACTCAGCCTTTGTGGGCTGACATTCAAGAAAAAGTCCGGTAACATGTTAGATTTGGAATTCGAGGACAGAGTGCTGAAGATTTCCCAATTGTTCATTGATGATAACACAGGCATTGTGTTGAGAAATTTGATGGCTCATGAGCAGGGTGATAGAGGTTCTGCACCATATTTTACGTCCCTAGTAGTTTTCCTCGGCAATCTGCTGTGCTCAAGAGATGATGCTAGAGTTCTGATGAAAGCAGGGATCATCAGACAACCAGAGAATGATGAAGAAGAAGTAGTGAATTTTTTCAACAGCCTTGTTAAGCAACTTGTGTTTGACATGGACAGATGCTACCTTCATGAGCTAATTGAAGATGTCAATATTAGCAGTCAATCAGTCTGGGCAAAACTCAGACTACGTTGCCGGCCCATCTTACCTCACCTCAGAATCATAGAGATTGCCTTGTTTACTGTCTCCTTGGCACAAACATTTTTCCTCATCAGAAGCTCATAG
- the LOC113772218 gene encoding putative late blight resistance protein homolog R1A-3 — MDVQELLDNNAEIDAFEQLLQIEDNLEVLKLELRLVRTFFICARILWSNPEPAEKIIDREVRLGSFLFSLQDSVQKNAMESHSLSLRLEEDAFSLLSDALKLVQDCQNNIYSFKQDFDKFYITLLGCLSQSSSAALRDHELMEFMDSLLENLVNILLQDDCYGDVQLLIHALQEKIKFLKSFIVFAIYRGVEERQLADVLAHSQVVAVNAAYLSCLCWFDKDEEEVHDKVKLKISDLLDGIKPIDPRAHEIYIQVLTAPGLSGSPPTLNLVTISSVLGDFVDSLLGNIWDLLHCGRSFMVSMKILYEGLRFLRTILKNQQVKFDELDEQMIDLIVVVVNEAGIIICSLFPNHIAKGMDLAVTEFLEKIKLVKADLAPIYPRTSIFSFPSTRELDFIDLLLENLKGLANNIVYSVSLTKDRVQEVEEDLEFLKSRFENVAKYYNQHEKPQVLWSSIIEVTIRAEFVIHSLRGGDLSDSCCIPFNTIAEDIKLIKAEVLEIDDQEQGFISKKAVKISSSVPSESGISKTNEVMVALSDQIEIVTTLLVRGSKKLEIVSILGMPGLGKTTLAKKLYNDPSVRCHFHTFAWSTVSQVYNGKNLLLEILVCIVPKLSEQYAKMKEVDLVEELYKRLKRNRYLIILDDLWDGEAWTLMEKSFPDDANGSRILLTSRNHKVALHVGPTNKLHHLRSLTDEESWELLRKKVFHNEECPPALHELGVQIAKNCKGLPLIVIIIAGILATREPDGWEEVAQRLSSYTVLGTEECRDILELSYRNLPDYLQRCLLYFGAFKEDQEIPIWRLKYLWIAEGFVQETEMKSLEDVAEEYMIDLIDRSLVMVAKRRSLGKIKTCHSHDLLHEFCVLKAKEENFLRFLHGNDDSCIYDVSSNIHRLGIHSKLELFERSILFCPRLRCLLLSADGCRYPFQQPNISFVLHIFKLLRVLDLGQFNEGDRFPSEVELLVELRFLAIKGTMRSIPSSIANLSNLETFLLDSNDAALPDTILNMNKLRHLHTIAQHTRFSFEKVNLDSSSILHSLDTLSTAWISYGQGIEKIVRKFPNIRELKCELDYEELAASTENRGSIVDLSFLNRLESLNIIHDDYATICKIEYHFPLNLKKLTLSYFPCGTVSTLGKLPNLEVLNLSYGPHDWKIWEMKEGEFPKLKTLRMGALCTLRWIGCDDSLPCLEKLVLSRCEKLTEIPSCLWYASTLEVIMVQQCSDFLTSLVCEIEDEQRSMGNEDLKVHIIPEEKSGSEAE, encoded by the coding sequence ATGGATGTTCAGGAGTTGCTGGATAACAATGCAGAAATCGATGCATTCGAGCAGCTATTGCAGATAGAAGATAATTTGGAAGTCCTGAAGCTGGAGTTGAGACTTGTCAGAACATTTTTTATCTGTGCCAGAATATTATGGAGCAATCCAGAACCTGCAGAGAAGATTATTGATCGTGAGGTACGTCTGGGATCTTTCTTGTTTAGCCTCCAAGATTCTGTTCAAAAAAATGCTATGGAGTCGCACTCTCTTTCCCTTAGACTGGAAGAGGATGCATTCTCATTACTTAGTGATGCCCTTAAGTTGGTCCAGGATTGTCAAAATAACATCTATTCTTTTAAACAAGATTTTGACAAATTCTACATCACTTTGTTGGGTTGCTTATCGCAATCCAGCTCGGCTGCTTTAAGAGATCATGAACTCATGGAATTTATGGATTCCCTGTTAGAGAATCTAGTCAATATTCTCTTACAGGATGATTGTTATGGAGATGTGCAGCTACTAATTCATGCTCTTCAAGAAAAGATAAAGTTCTTGAAAAGTTTTATTGTCTTTGCCATTTATCGAGGGGTTGAGGAAAGGCAGTTGGCAGATGTCTTGGCTCACTCTCAAGTTGTAGCTGTCAATGCAGCATACCTCTCTTGCCTGTGTTGgtttgacaaggatgaagaagaagtccatgataaagtgaagttgaaGATTTCTGACCTCTTGGATGGGATCAAGCCCATTGATCCCAGAGCCCATGAGATTTATATCCAAGTCCTGACTGCTCCAGGATTATCAGGATCACCGCCCACTCTGAATTTGGTGACAATCAGCAGTGTATTGGGGGACTTTGTTGATTCTCTCCTGGGAAATATTTGGGACCTACTACACTGCGGTAGGAGTTTTATGGTTTCCATGAAGATACTTTATGAGGGACTACGATTCTTGAGAACCATTCTCAAGAATCAGCAGGTGAAGTTCGATGAGTTGGATGAACAAATGATCGATCTTATCGTAGTTGTTGTCAATGAGGCAGGGATTATAATTTGCTCTCTTTTTCCAAACCACATAGCCAAGGGAATGGATCTGGCAGTCACtgaatttttggaaaagatCAAACTTGTTAAGGCAGACTTAGCCCCCATCTATCCTAGAACATCAATATTCAGCTTTCCAAGTACCAGAGAACTGGACTTCATTGATCTTCTCCTAGAGAATCTAAAGGGACTGGCAAACAATATAGTCTATTCAGTTTCTCTTACAAAGGATAGAGTTCAAGAAGTGGAAGAAGATCTTGAATTCTTAAAATCTCGCTTTGAGAATGTTGCGAAGTATTACAACCAGCATGAAAAGCCCCAAGTTCTTTGGAGTAGCATTATAGAAGTGACAATCAGGGCAGAGTTTGTCATACATTCCTTGAGAGGAGGAGATCTATCTGATTCTTGTTGCATTCCTTTTAACACCATCGCAGAAGATATTAAGCTTATCAAGGCTGAGGTCTTAGAGATTGATGACCAAGAACAAGGCTTCATATCCAAGAAAGCTGTCAAGATTTCGAGTTCTGTGCCATCAGAAAGTGGTATCTCAAAAACAAATGAAGTTATGGTAGCTCTCTCTGATCAGATAGAGATAGTGACCACTTTACTTGTAAGAGGATCAAAGAAATTGGAAATTGTTTCCATTCTGGGTATGCCTGGACTGGGTAAGACAACTTTAGCCAAGAAACTTTACAATGATCCTTCTGTCAGATGCCATTTTCATACTTTTGCTTGGTCTACGGTTTCTCAAGTATATAACGGAAAAAATTTGTTACTTGAGATTTTGGTTTGTATTGTTCCTAAGCTTTCTGAACAATATGCTAAAATGAAAGAAGTTGATTTGGTTGAAGAACTCTACAAGCGTTTGAAGAGAAATAGGTATCTCAtaattttggatgatttgtgGGATGGTGAAGCTTGGACACTCATGGAAAAATCATTTCCTGATGATGCTAATGGTAGTAGAATTCTCTTAACAAGTAGAAATCACAAGGTGGCTCTGCATGTTGGACCTACTAATAAACTTCACCATCTTCGCTCACTCACTGATGAAGAGAGCTGGGAATTGTTACGAAAGAAGGTATTTCATAATGAGGAGTGTCCTCCAGCACTACATGAGCTTGGAGTGCAAATAGCGAAAAACTGTAAGGGGCTACCTCTTATAGTTATCATCATAGCTGGAATTCTTGCAACGAGAGAGCCTGATGGCTGGGAAGAAGTTGCTCAAAGGTTGAGCTCCTACACTGTTTTGGGCACAGAAGAGTGCAGGGATATACTAGAGCTGAGCTATAGAAATTTGCCTGATTATCTGCAGCGATGCCTTCTTTACTTCGGAGCATTTAAAGAAGACCAAGAAATTCCAATTTGGAGGTTGAAGTATTTATGGATAGCTGAAGGGTTTGTGCAAGAAACTGAAATGAAGAGTTTAGAGGATGTGGCTGAAGAGTACATGATTGATCTAATTGACAGAAGCTTGGTCATGGTTGCCAAAAGAAGATCCCTAGGCAAGATTAAGACTTGCCATAGTCACGATCTGTTGCATGAGTTTTGTGTCCTAAAAGCTAAAGAAGAAAACTTTTTGCGGTTCTTGCATGGGAATGATGACTCGTGTATCTATGATGTGTCAAGCAATATACATCGTTTGGGCATTCACTCCAAACTAGAGCTGTTCGAGAGGTCGATCCTTTTTTGTCCTCGACTGCGCTGTCTGTTGCTCTCTGCTGATGGCTGCAGGTACCCATTTCAACAGCCAAACATCTCATTTGTCTTGCACATCTTCAAACTCCTCAGGGTGTTGGATTTGGGGCAGTTCAATGAAGGTGATCGTTTTCCAAGTGAAGTAGAATTGCTTGTGGAGTTGCGTTTTTTGGCAATAAAAGGTACCATGCGCTCCATCCCATCATCCATAGCTAACCTTTCTAATTTGGAAACTTTTCTGTTGGATTCAAATGATGCTGCATTGCCCGATACAATATTGAACATGAACAAATTGAGGCATCTTCACACAATTGCTCAGCATACGAGGTTTTCTTTCGAGAAAGTCAATCTTGACAGCTCATCCATTCTTCATAGTTTAGACACCTTGAGCACTGCATGGATTTCTTATGGACAAGGCATTGAAAAGATTGTGAGAAAGTTCCCAAATATCCGTGAACTAAAATGCGAGCTCGATTATGAGGAATTAGCAGCATCTACTGAGAACAGAGGCAGCATTGTGGATTTAAGTTTTCTGAATAGACTGGAGTCCCTCAATATTATTCATGATGACTATGCTACAATATGTAAGATTGAGTATCATTTCCCTTTGAATCTGAAAAAGTTGACTCTTTCTTACTTCCCTTGTGGTACAGTCTCCACACTTGGAAAACTACCCAATCTTGAGGTCCTCAATTTGTCCTATGGACCCCATGATTGGAAAATATGGGAAATGAAAGAAGGGGAATTCCCTAAACTCAAAACCTTGAGAATGGGCGCATTGTGCACATTGAGATGGATAGGATGTGATGATAGCCTTCCCTGTCTTGAGAAGCTAGTGCTCTCGAGATGTGAAAAACTGACAGAGATCCCTTCTTGCTTATGGTATGCTTCCACTCTTGAAGTTATCATGGTGCAGCAGTGTTCAGACTTTCTTACAAGCTTAGTATGCGAGATTGAGGATGAGCAGAGGAGCATGGGGAATGAAGATCTCAAGGTTCACATCATTCCAGAGGAGAAGAGCGGTTCTGAAGCAGAATAA